The genomic segment GCGGTGCTTTAGGAACCATGTGTGCATATTCTGAATTAGACGGAATTCCTTGCGCAGCGAATCATTGGTTATTAACGGATGTTTTAAGAAAAGAATGGGGTTTTAAAGGAATTGTAGTTTCAGATTTAGGTGCTATAAAATATCTTCAGGTAACACATTACGTAACGAGTTCTCCTAAAGAGAGCATTAGAGAAGCAATTGCAGCCGGAGTTGATATGCAGTTTTATGATTTTACAAATGAGTTTTGGCAAAAAACGATTATAGAATTAGTAAACGAGAAGCAGTTAACAATGGAGCAGATTAATCGTGCGGCCGGAGGAGTTTTAAGATTGAAATTTTTATTGGGGTTATTTGAAAATCCATACACAGATAAAAATCTTATTCAGGAGCGTTTTCATACCAAAGAAAATCAGAATGTTGCACTCGAAGCAGCGCAAAAATCCATGGTTTTGTTGAAAAATGACAATAATCTTCTGCCTTTAAGCAAAGACATTAAAAATGTTGCGGTTATCGGGCCAAATGCAAATGCGTCTAGATTAGGAGGATATGCTCCAAAAAATAGTGTAGGAACAACGGTTTATGAAGGTATTCAGCAATTAGTTGGAAAAACAGCTAATGTTGTGTATGAAGAAGGTGTGCCTTTGATTGTAAAAGGACAGATTATTCCATCTAAATATTTATTTACTCCGGATGGTTCTCAAAACGGATTAAAAGGAGAATATTTTAATAACAGAAATGTTGAAGGAACTCCGGCATTAACTCGTATTGACAGTCAATTAGAATTTGACTGGCCTTGGTCTCCGGGCGACGGGGTTACTGATGATGATTTTTCTATCAGATGGACAGGTTACATAAAATCAGATAAAGCATTTGAAGGCTGGTTAGGTTTAAGTTCTGATGACGGAATCAGAATGTGGATTGACGATCAATTGGTAATCGACAACTGGACAAAAGGAGCAACGAGCATGGTAACGACTCCAAAAAACATCGAAGCAGGAAAAAAATACAAAGTCCGCATAGAAATGTGGGAAGGAGGCTGGGGAGCCAGAGCTCACTTACGCTGGAATTTAGAAAAAGTAAACTTACAGCCCGCAATCGAAGCAGCTAAAAAAGCCGATGTTGCCATTGTAGTTTTAGGAGAATCAAATGAATTGGTGGAAGAAAACAGAGATGTAGCTTCATTAGACTTATTTGGAATGCAACAGGAATTGATTGAAGAAATTCAAAAGACAGGAACACCAGTAGTTTGCGTATTGCTAAACGGGCGTCCGCTTTCAACAAACTGGATTGCAGAAAACATTCCAGCAGTTCTTGAAGGATGGTTCCCGGGAGAATTAGGAGGAAGAGCAGTTGCTGATGTTTTATTTGGAGATTATAACCCTGGAGGAAGACTTCCTATAACAGTTCCTAAATCTGTTGGACAATTACCTATATATTATAACCAAAAAAGATCAGCAATTCACAGATACGTTGCTGAGAGTGAACATCCGTTGTACACATTCGGTTACGGCTTAAGTTATACGAAGTTTGAATATTCAAACCTTAAAATCAGCTCTTCGTCGATAAAACCAAACGGAGAATTAAAAGTTTCTGTAGATGTGAAAAACACCGGAGAGAGAGACGGAGATGAGGTTGTACAATTATATATTAAGGATTTGTACAGCAGTACCACAACTCCTGAAAAAACCTTAAAAGGATTCAAAAGACTGAATATTAAAAAAGGTGAAGTAAAAACGGTTGAGTTTACACTTACACCTGATGAGTTATCTATCTGGAACAGAGAAATGAAACGAGTTGTAGAACCGGGAGATTTTGAAGTAATGGTAGGCGGAAATTCTACGGATCTTATTAAAACCAATTTCAAGGTTTTGAACTAAAATCAGTAAAAAGAGATCATATATTTAACGTTTAAGATCATTAAAAAAGAATGTTGTTGAAAAAACGGCAAATCACTTAGATTACTGCGAATAAGGGGTTGGGAATAAAGAGGATAAAGCTTACAATTTAAAACGTTTTCGTATCCCAAAATGATAAATGTATTCCCAACACCTTTTCAAAATTGTCATTTGTCGAAATTATATGTTGTTAACAAAATGTATTCTTAAGTTTAACATGTTATTAACTCAAAAAACAACTAAATATGATCAAGAACGTACTAAAATTACTGTTAGTGATATGCTTATTTGGATTTCAAGGTCTGCAAGCACAAACTACAGTAAAAGGAACGATAACAGATGCTCAAAGCGGAATTCCGATCCCTGGGGCAAATGTTGTTGTTAAAGGAACAAAGACAAGTACCTCATCAGATTTTGATGGTAAGTATTCTATCAGTGTTCCAAATCAATCAGCAGTTTTGGTTTTCTCTTATGTTGGTTCTGCCCCACAAGAAATAGCAGTAGGAAGCCAAACTACGATTAATGCAGCTTTAGGTGCTGCGACACAGCAATTAGGAGAGGTAGTGGTTACAGCTCTTGGTATTAAAAGAGAGAAAAAAGCCATTACGTATTCTGCACAAAACATTGCAGTAGGAGAGCTCTCAGAAGCAAGATCATTAAACGTTGCCAACTCACTTTCAGGTAAAGTCGCGGGTCTTAACTTCTCTACTACTTCAAACGGTGTTGGTTCTGCTTCCAGAATTACATTAAGAGGTAACAGATCTCTTAACGGAAACAACCAGCCTCTTTATGTAGTAGATGGTGTGCCAATTAGTAACGGAACTACAACAACAAACCCTGACATTGATACAGGAGGTACTACTCAGCCAGACGGTATTTCTAACATCAACCCGGAAGACATTGCTTCGATGACCGTTCTTAAAGGGCCATCAGCAGCAGCTCTTTACGGATCAAGAGCGAGTAACGGGGTTATCGTAATTACTACTAAATCTGGAAAAGCAGGAAAAACATCAGTTTCTTTATCATCTAATTTTATGGCATCATCTGCTTACAATTTGATGAACTTACAAAATGAGTATGGTCAGGGAACAAATGGTGCATATGTTGCGAATTCTTCTTCAAGCTGGGGAGGTAAATTAGATGGGAGTCAGGTTTCAAACTGGCAGTTAGTTCGTAACCCAAATTATGCTGGGCCGGCTACACAAAGTTATTCTCCACAACCAAACAACGTTATCGATTTTTACAAAACAGGTTATAATTTAGCCAATACATTAACTGTTACTGCAGGTAACGAAAAAGCACAAGGGTACTTCTCTTACACTAACACCCGTGCTGAAGGTATTGTTGGCGGAAACCAATTAGACAGACACAATCTTAACTTAAGATTGACTAGTAAACTTTCTGATAAATTATCTCTTGATGTAAAAACAAACTACATCGTTCAGGATATCGATAACTTATTAAGAACTGGTGAAGAATCTATCGGAACATCAGCTTATTTATTACCTCGTAGTATCGCATTCAATGATTATAAAAACTTTGAGTATTTTGATGCTGCAGGACAAAGACAATTAAACTATTTTATCGACGAAACTGGATCTCCGGGTGGAAACCCATTCTGGTCTGCTTTAAGAGACGATGCTCGTACAGATAAAAGAAACAGATTTATTGGTTTAGCTTCTCTTAAATATGAGTTCACAAAAACTTTAAGCTTACAAGGTAGAGCTGGTTTAGACCAAATGACAAACAAAAATGTTAGAAACAGATACGCTACTGCAGCTTTCAACAACAATTTAGGTTCATACAGCGAATCGTATGAAACGGTAAGCGAATTCAATGCTGACGTTTTACTTTCTTACAATGAAAAATTTGGAGACTTTTCTGTTGGACTTAATGGTGGTGCAAACGTGCTGCAGCAAAATAGTTCAGCTTTAAACTCTGGAGGTGTTTTAAGTAAAAGAAACTTTTTTGCCCTAAGTAACGTTTCAACAATTACCTCTACATCAACTGCTTCAGAAAAAAGAATTAACTCTGTTTATGCATTTGGACAACTTGGTTTCAGAAACTATTTATTCTTAGACTTAACAGCTAGAAATGACTGGTCTTCTACAATTCCAAAAGATTATTTTTATCCATCTGTAGGTCTTTCAGCAGTAATTTCAGATATGGCTAAATTACCAGAAGTAATCAGCTTTGCAAAAGTAAGAGCTTCTTATGCACAGGTTGGTAACGATACAGATCCTTATCAAACACAACAAAGATTCTCATACATTGGAGGAAACGGTGGTATGTTGTACGGACAAAGCACAAAAGCAAATCCAAACTTAAAACCGGAGATTTCTTCTTCTACAGAATTTGGTGCTGATGTTAGATTCTTCAATAACCGCTTAGGATTAGATTTTACTTATTTCAATTCATTAACAGACAATCAAATTTTCTATATCAATACTCC from the Flavobacterium sp. genome contains:
- a CDS encoding glycoside hydrolase family 3 N-terminal domain-containing protein yields the protein MLQLKIKKTAIIFVMAVGFFNQTYAQKKYPYQDPKLPVEDRVKDLLNRMSLEEKVRQMDMYKGEFFKEKEDFSKSKSDAKIGNLGIGAIHDIYPRSAKMINDLQSEIIKKNKWGIPALIMCEMLHGYLDEGSTTFPMNIGLGATWDTNVMDKVGKVIAMEARSHGVHFGLGPNLDLGREPRWGRVAETFGEDAYLNSEIGLAMIKGMQGNDLKSDRSIIAEPKHFAVHGIPQAGGNSSPILVGERSAREDHLPSFEKAFRKGGALGTMCAYSELDGIPCAANHWLLTDVLRKEWGFKGIVVSDLGAIKYLQVTHYVTSSPKESIREAIAAGVDMQFYDFTNEFWQKTIIELVNEKQLTMEQINRAAGGVLRLKFLLGLFENPYTDKNLIQERFHTKENQNVALEAAQKSMVLLKNDNNLLPLSKDIKNVAVIGPNANASRLGGYAPKNSVGTTVYEGIQQLVGKTANVVYEEGVPLIVKGQIIPSKYLFTPDGSQNGLKGEYFNNRNVEGTPALTRIDSQLEFDWPWSPGDGVTDDDFSIRWTGYIKSDKAFEGWLGLSSDDGIRMWIDDQLVIDNWTKGATSMVTTPKNIEAGKKYKVRIEMWEGGWGARAHLRWNLEKVNLQPAIEAAKKADVAIVVLGESNELVEENRDVASLDLFGMQQELIEEIQKTGTPVVCVLLNGRPLSTNWIAENIPAVLEGWFPGELGGRAVADVLFGDYNPGGRLPITVPKSVGQLPIYYNQKRSAIHRYVAESEHPLYTFGYGLSYTKFEYSNLKISSSSIKPNGELKVSVDVKNTGERDGDEVVQLYIKDLYSSTTTPEKTLKGFKRLNIKKGEVKTVEFTLTPDELSIWNREMKRVVEPGDFEVMVGGNSTDLIKTNFKVLN
- a CDS encoding SusC/RagA family TonB-linked outer membrane protein — protein: MIKNVLKLLLVICLFGFQGLQAQTTVKGTITDAQSGIPIPGANVVVKGTKTSTSSDFDGKYSISVPNQSAVLVFSYVGSAPQEIAVGSQTTINAALGAATQQLGEVVVTALGIKREKKAITYSAQNIAVGELSEARSLNVANSLSGKVAGLNFSTTSNGVGSASRITLRGNRSLNGNNQPLYVVDGVPISNGTTTTNPDIDTGGTTQPDGISNINPEDIASMTVLKGPSAAALYGSRASNGVIVITTKSGKAGKTSVSLSSNFMASSAYNLMNLQNEYGQGTNGAYVANSSSSWGGKLDGSQVSNWQLVRNPNYAGPATQSYSPQPNNVIDFYKTGYNLANTLTVTAGNEKAQGYFSYTNTRAEGIVGGNQLDRHNLNLRLTSKLSDKLSLDVKTNYIVQDIDNLLRTGEESIGTSAYLLPRSIAFNDYKNFEYFDAAGQRQLNYFIDETGSPGGNPFWSALRDDARTDKRNRFIGLASLKYEFTKTLSLQGRAGLDQMTNKNVRNRYATAAFNNNLGSYSESYETVSEFNADVLLSYNEKFGDFSVGLNGGANVLQQNSSALNSGGVLSKRNFFALSNVSTITSTSTASEKRINSVYAFGQLGFRNYLFLDLTARNDWSSTIPKDYFYPSVGLSAVISDMAKLPEVISFAKVRASYAQVGNDTDPYQTQQRFSYIGGNGGMLYGQSTKANPNLKPEISSSTEFGADVRFFNNRLGLDFTYFNSLTDNQIFYINTPESSGYSRAIVNGGDIQNKGIELTLTATPIQTENFSWDITANYASYKSKVKSIADGREELVLGEGRLVRSKVVVGGEYGDLYIKGFQRDPNGNIIVNSAGIPLATNSFDVRAGNFNPDWTGGIKNNFKYKDFSLSFLVDFRIGGEVISYTQARQAGLGVSDITLAGREGGIVVNGVVANGNGTYSPNTTSITAEQYWTAIGQRTPIAEPFIYDATNIRLRELVFGYSLPKRVLGNSGFSSIDFSLVGRNLFFFVNKAKYFDPEAGAGTGNLQGIESFNIPSTRDYGVNVKFGF